From the genome of candidate division KSB1 bacterium:
CTTGTCCTCTTTCTCCTGCTTCTTTTCACCGCGGATCGAAACCACGCCGCCTTCATAGCTGATCTTCACATCATCCTTGGAGAGGCCGGGCAACTCAGCGGTGACCTCGTAGCTGTCCGCCGTCTCGCTGATGTCCACCGCCGGATCCCACGCGCTGCGCCGCAGCGAGGTCTCGAACGATTCACGATCGAACATGCTGCTGAACAGCCGGTTCATTTCCGCCTGCATGTTCAGCATGTCACGAATGGGACTCCAACGCACGATTGACATGGTTGAACACCTCCTCGGAAAGTTTGCTGAGAACCTGTCTTTGTTTCGTTGTCATCGCTGCTGTCGTTTTGCACCCGGAAAACTGGCAACCGGCATGCCAGACACATTCGACCAGATTAAGTATTTGTTTTCTCGTTGGGCAACCGGCAGGCAATGACGACCAGCTCTGAATTTTTGACTAGCGCATGCCGACTTTGTCTCTTTGTGGCAGTCATGATGTCAGCGGCAATGTGACTGGACTGAAATTTTTTCAGACTTGCTCGAAAGGTGGATGAAGCAATGCTGCAGCCCCCAAAATTGACCCATGTCAACGCCAGCGGCGAAGCCACGATGGTGGATGTGGGAGAAAAGGAAGTGACCCGTCGGGAAGCCGTTGCGCGCGGTGAAGTCCTGATGCAGCCGGAAACCATCGCGTTGCTGGCTCGTAAAGCTCTGCCCAAAGGTGACGCGCTTGCGGCCGCGCGTCTGGCCGGCATCATGGCCGCCAAAAAAACCGGCGAATTGATTCCATTGTGCCATCCCCTCGGCCTTGATTATATCGACGTCCAGATCAACGTGCAGTCCGACCGGCTTGCCCTCGAGGCCACCGTTCGTTGTAGCGGCAAAACCGGCGTGGAGATGGAAGCGCTGACCGCAGTGGCGGTTGCCGGCTTGACGTTGTATGACATGTGCAAAGCGGTGGACCGCGAGATGGTGATTGGACAAATCCGATTAGTGAAAAAAAGCGGCGGCCGCAGTGGCGAATATCGCCGTCCGGGAGAAGAGTTTGCGCCGGAGGGCGCAGCCGCCACGTCTTGACTGCCGGCTGACAAAGTTCTTGTTCAAGGATGAAGCGCGCCTTATATTTGCAACAATTTTGTCACTTCACCGCGCCTGGCAGAGAAAGGCTGGTGGAGTGGAGGTGGCTCCCGCTTTCGCATTCAACCAAGGCAGAGAATATTCATGTCAGAATCCAAATCCACAGATCTGTCGCGGCTGCGCATTGATCGCAGCCGTTCCGAAACTTCCAACAGCACCATCCGCCGGCGCGGCAGAATGATTTTGTGGGGCTTGCTGGGCGCAGCGGTGCTGCTGGTGTTGTTCTTTCTGTTCCGTGCGGGATTCAGCACGACAGTGGAGGTGGAAGCCTACAATGTCATCGCAGTATCGCCGGCGCAGCAAAATGCCGTTTTGACGGCGAGTGGTTATGTGGTGGCGCAGCGCCAGGCCGCGGTGGCTTCCAAGGGCACCGGCCGGCTGGTCTATCTCGGGGTGGAGGAGGGGGATCAAGTCAAGGAGGGGCAAATCATCGCGCAGCTCGAGCACAGCGATTTGGATGCGGCGCTGGCCGAGGCGAAAGCCAGCCTCAATCAAGCGCTGGCCAATCTGGAACAGGCCCGGGCGGAACGTGCCGATGCCGAAGCGAATTTCATCCGGCATCAGAAGCTGCTGGCGGATCAATTGATCGCGCGCTCGGCATACGATGCCGCCGAAGCTCGCTTCAAACGTGCGCAAGCCGCGGTGGGGGCGGGGGAAGCAGCAGTCCAGGTTGCCCGCACGCGCGTGCGCGCCGCGGAAATCGCGCTGGAGTATACCAACATCCGCGCACCCTTTGACGGCACCGTGCTCACCAAAAATGCCGACGTCGGCGAAATTGTGGCTCCCTTCGGCGCAGCCACCACCGCACGCGCTGCCGTGGTCTCGATTGCCGACATGGCCTCGCTCGAAGTGGAGGCGGACGTTTCGGAATCCAATATTCAGCGCATCCAGCCGGGGCAATCGTGTGAAATCGTGCTCGATGCTTATCCGGATACGCGTTATCCCGGGGTGGTCAGCAAGATTGTGCCCACGGCCGATCGCGCCAAAGCCACGGTGCTGACCAAAATCAAATTCGTCGAGCGGGATCAGCGCGTGCTGCCCGAGATGAGCGCCAAGGTGACCTTTCTCGCGCAACCGCCGGCAACGGCAAGCATCAACAATGAGCGGAAAATTCTCATCCCGTCCTCGGCGCTGACGACACGCAACGGAGAACAGGTGGTTTTTGTCATCCGCGACGGCAGTGTCATCGCGACGCCCGTGGCGGTGGCCGGCACCAGCGGCAGCCAGCTCGAAGTGCGCAGCGGCCTGTCGGAAGGCCAGCAAATCGTGCGCACGCCCCCGGCAAATTTGCAGGATGGGATGAGAGTGAAGGTGGTGGTGAAATAGCCGGAAAGGAGAGTGAGGGATCATGGAAGAGCTCAAGTCTTTGATCGAATGCGGAGATTGTCTGGTTGTTCTTCGGGACTATCCCGACAATTTTTTCGATTTGATCATCACCTCGCCACCCTACGCCGACAGCCGGGAAAAGACCTATGGTGGAATCAAGCCGGATCAGTACGTGTCGTGGTTCCTGCCACGAAATGAGCAATTCCTTCGTGTTTTGAAACCCTCCGGCACTTTTATTTTGAACATCAAGGAACGCGTTGTCGATGGCGAGAGGCACACATACGTCATCGAGCTGATCCTGGAATTGCGCAAGCAGGGATGGCTCTGGACGGAAGAATTCATTTGGCACAAGAAAAACTGCCATCCCGGGAAATGGCCAAACCGATCTGGGCTCGGGAACGACATCACAAGCGGCTCAGAAACTGCGACGGAATTCTCTCGGTATCCAGGTTTTGCCGGAATACGCGGAGATGGCAAAGCAAAAACTCAAAAGAGAAGAACTTCCTCTTTTTTCGCGAGCATGAGAAGTATGCCTGACCTGACCATGGAAGAACTCACCCGCTTCATTGTGCCGAGCATCCAGGAGTTTCACCGAAGGCGACTCGATAGTATTCGAAACCTGTCATTAAAAAGAAGATTTTGTTGAGAAAAAATCCCTGCTTGTTCAAAGCCAAAAATTTGAACACTGCTCACAGCCTGGTGCAATCCTTGCTGGATGCCCATCTCTCCTCGCAACGAGGAAGGGATTTTTGGGGAATTCCTGGATATGCTTGCCATTTTTATTTGCAATCGCGTATATGGCGGAAGAAAATCATCGGCCGAGGGGATTGATTTGGAGTTTGAACAAGATCATCATAAATACATCATCTCGATAAAATCGGAGCCCAACTGGGGAAACAGCCGTCAAATTGCCAGGATGAAGGATGATTTCAGAAAAGCCAAACGCATTCTCGGAAATCTCGCGCCCAACCTGAACATTGTTGCAGTCAACGGCTGTTGTTATGGCCGGGATGACAAACCCAACAAGGGAGATTATCTCAAACTTTGTGGTCAGAGATTCTGGGAATTCATTTCGGGCAATGCAAGTCTGTACCTCGATATCATCGAACCCCCGGGATACAGGGCCAAGCAGAAAAGTGACGAGTTTGCCGCAGAATATTCCAGCGTCGCGAACAAATTCACGCTGGAATTTTTGCAAGATTATTGTGATGCCCAGCGGCAAGATTTTGTGGGAAAAACTCGTGCAACTCAATTCCGGCAAGAGGGTCTGAGTTGTCGTGGCAGTTGGAATGAGATTCATTTCACAGGAAAGGGCTTATGCCGAACAACATCGTCGAAGTCAAAAACGTTTCCAAATCATACCACCGCGACAGCCTGGCAATTCGCGTGCTGGAGAACATCAACCTGAGCGTGCCCGAGGGGGAATTCCTGGCGTTGATGGGGCCTTCCGGCTCGGGCAAGTCCACTTTGCTGAATCTGATCGCGGGCATCGACCGCCCCGACAATGGCCGCGGCGCGATCATCGTGGCCAATGAAGAGATCACCAAGCTGACGGAATCCCAGCTCGCCAACTGGCGGGCACGCCACATCGGTTTTGTCTTTCAGTTTTACAATCTCATCCCCGTGTTGACGGCATTCGAAAACGTCGAGTTGCCGCTGCTGTTGACCCATCTCTCCAAAAGTGAGCGCCGCGAGCGCGTGCAGATCGCGCTCAACGTGGTGGGCTTGAGCGACCGCATGCACCATTACCCCAAACAGCTTTCCGGCGGGCAGCAGCAGCGCGTGGCGATTGCGCGCGCCATCGTGGCGGATCCCACGCTCATCGTCGCCGATGAGCCGACCGGTGACCTCGACAAGAATTCCGCCGTCGAGGTGCTGTCCCTGCTCGAGCGCCTCAACCGGGAATTCAACAAAACCATCATCATGGTCACGCACGACCAGCGCGCCGCCGACAAGGCGCACACCGTGCGCCATCTCGACAAGGGTGAGCTGGTATGAAAGTCTTCAAACTGATTTTCAAGAATGCCCTGCGCCACAAGCTGCGCACCCTTCTCACCATGCTGGGCATTGCCGTGGCCCTGCTGGCCTTCGGGTTGATTCGCACGGTGATCAACGCCTGGTATGCCGGGGTCGAGGCCTCCGCCCAAAACCGTCTGGTCACCCGCAGCGCGGTTTCACTCATTCAACCGCTGCCGCTGGCCTATCGCGAGCAATTGTTGAAGGTGCCGGGGGTGAAATCGGTGGGCTATGCCAACTGGTTCGGCGCTTATTACGGCGACCCCAACAATTTCTTCGCCAATTTCGCGGTGGATGAGAACTATCTCGAGATGTACCCGGAATTCGTCGTACCGCCCGAGCAGAAGGAAAGCTATTTGCGGGAGCGCAATGCCTGTGTCGTCGGCCGCAAACTGGCGGAGCGCTTCGGTTGGAAACTCGGTCAAACCGTCACGCTCACCGGCACCATCTTTTTCGGCGAGTGGGATTTCGTGATTCGCGGCATCTACGCCGGCGCGCAGCCGGGGACCGATGAGACCGCCTTCCTGTTTCACTGGGACTATCTCAATGAACGCATACGCGAAACCAATCCCGGCATGGCCGACAACGTCGGCTGGTACATGCTGTTGATCGACAATCAGGCGAATCCCGCGGTGGTGTCCGAAACCGTCGATGCCATGTTCCAGAACAGTTTCGCCGAAACCAAGACCGAGACGGAGCGCGCCTTCCAGCAGAGTTTTGTCTCGATGTCGGGCGCCATTCTCGCCGCGATGGAGGCGATCTCGGTGGTGGTGGTGTTCATCGTGCTGCTGGTGCTGGCCAACACCATGGCGATGACGGCGCGCGAGCGCATGGCGGAGTATGCCGTGCTCAAGACGCTCGGCTTCCGCCCCTTTCACCTGGTCGGGTTGATTGGCGGCGAATCGCTGGTCATTGCACTGGGCGGCTTTGCCGTCGGCCTGGTGCTCATGATTTATGTGTGCAACGGTTTTGCCACCTTTCTCACCTCGAATCTCGGCAATTTCTTCCCGGTGTTCGAGTTGAAGAACCTCACCATCATTTTGGCTTTTGTTTCCGCGGTTTTGGTGGGTGTGTTTGCCGCGGTTTTTCCGGCGTGGCGCGCCGTGCGCATGCATATCGCCGACGGTTTGCATCGTGTGGCCTGAGCGGCTGTTTGAACTGGTCAATCCTGGGCGCAAGAACTCCATGAAAATTCCCTTCAGTTACAGCTTTCGCAATTTGTGGACACGACGTCTGACCACGATTTTGACACTGTCAGGCGTGGCGCTGGTCGTCTTCGTCTTTGTCGCCTCGTTGATGTTGTCCGAAGGCCTGCGACAAACGCTGGTGGCCACCGGCGTGGAAGACAACGCCATCGTCATTCGCCGCGCCTCCCAGGCGGAAGTGCAAAGTGCCGTTTCCCGGGAGCAGGCGAACATCATCAAAACCCAGCCCGAAGTCGCGCTCGATGAAAGCGGCAAGCCGCTGTCCGCCAGTGACGT
Proteins encoded in this window:
- the moaC gene encoding cyclic pyranopterin monophosphate synthase MoaC produces the protein MLQPPKLTHVNASGEATMVDVGEKEVTRREAVARGEVLMQPETIALLARKALPKGDALAAARLAGIMAAKKTGELIPLCHPLGLDYIDVQINVQSDRLALEATVRCSGKTGVEMEALTAVAVAGLTLYDMCKAVDREMVIGQIRLVKKSGGRSGEYRRPGEEFAPEGAAATS
- a CDS encoding ABC transporter ATP-binding protein, with the protein product MPNNIVEVKNVSKSYHRDSLAIRVLENINLSVPEGEFLALMGPSGSGKSTLLNLIAGIDRPDNGRGAIIVANEEITKLTESQLANWRARHIGFVFQFYNLIPVLTAFENVELPLLLTHLSKSERRERVQIALNVVGLSDRMHHYPKQLSGGQQQRVAIARAIVADPTLIVADEPTGDLDKNSAVEVLSLLERLNREFNKTIIMVTHDQRAADKAHTVRHLDKGELV
- a CDS encoding efflux RND transporter periplasmic adaptor subunit produces the protein MSESKSTDLSRLRIDRSRSETSNSTIRRRGRMILWGLLGAAVLLVLFFLFRAGFSTTVEVEAYNVIAVSPAQQNAVLTASGYVVAQRQAAVASKGTGRLVYLGVEEGDQVKEGQIIAQLEHSDLDAALAEAKASLNQALANLEQARAERADAEANFIRHQKLLADQLIARSAYDAAEARFKRAQAAVGAGEAAVQVARTRVRAAEIALEYTNIRAPFDGTVLTKNADVGEIVAPFGAATTARAAVVSIADMASLEVEADVSESNIQRIQPGQSCEIVLDAYPDTRYPGVVSKIVPTADRAKATVLTKIKFVERDQRVLPEMSAKVTFLAQPPATASINNERKILIPSSALTTRNGEQVVFVIRDGSVIATPVAVAGTSGSQLEVRSGLSEGQQIVRTPPANLQDGMRVKVVVK
- a CDS encoding ABC transporter permease; protein product: MKVFKLIFKNALRHKLRTLLTMLGIAVALLAFGLIRTVINAWYAGVEASAQNRLVTRSAVSLIQPLPLAYREQLLKVPGVKSVGYANWFGAYYGDPNNFFANFAVDENYLEMYPEFVVPPEQKESYLRERNACVVGRKLAERFGWKLGQTVTLTGTIFFGEWDFVIRGIYAGAQPGTDETAFLFHWDYLNERIRETNPGMADNVGWYMLLIDNQANPAVVSETVDAMFQNSFAETKTETERAFQQSFVSMSGAILAAMEAISVVVVFIVLLVLANTMAMTARERMAEYAVLKTLGFRPFHLVGLIGGESLVIALGGFAVGLVLMIYVCNGFATFLTSNLGNFFPVFELKNLTIILAFVSAVLVGVFAAVFPAWRAVRMHIADGLHRVA
- a CDS encoding Hsp20/alpha crystallin family protein, with amino-acid sequence MSIVRWSPIRDMLNMQAEMNRLFSSMFDRESFETSLRRSAWDPAVDISETADSYEVTAELPGLSKDDVKISYEGGVVSIRGEKKQEKEDKSKNYHRIERCYGAFERSFRLPTHVDVNKIEAKFKDGVLTLHLPKAEEARPKEIPIKIN